One Parageobacillus sp. KH3-4 genomic region harbors:
- a CDS encoding molybdopterin oxidoreductase family protein, translated as MYSFVHQPTGIFPSVCPLDCPDQCGLLVHKQDGKIVKIQGDPNHPVTKGSICNKVRNMTERIYDPKRLKYPMKRTGAKGEGKFARISWDEAIDTITDKWKELIETEGPESILPYSFYGNMGRLSAEGMDRRFFHRLGASLLDRTICSSAGAEGLKYTMGGGFGTDPEDTIHAKLIIFWGINAVSTNMHQIVLAQKARKNGTKIICIDVHKNQTGQFADWFIPILPGTDAALALGMMHILFTENMVDNDFLEKYTVGHEELREHVVQYDPITVSGITGVPVEDIYKLARLYGQTTPSFIRIGNGLQHHDNGGMCIRTIACLPALTGQWLVKGGGAIKSNSGYLALNTMSLQRPDLLQNKHTRVINMNLLGQALLELDPPIKSLFVYGTNPAVVAPDSNKVRKGLAREDLFVVVHDLFLTETAKYADIVLPATSSFENTDLYTSYWHHYVQIQQPVIERYGESKSNVEVFQLLAKKMGFEDSCLYETEEEMISQALDNPNNPCLEGIDYETLVEKQYIKANVKPLLPGKLLTPSGKIELYSKKMEQDGYPPLPTYTPLVNDGDFPFLFVPGPNHHFLNTTFSNNEKHVSLEKEPCLHMNVKDALSKGIKDGDKVRVWNNRGECILKVSVGENVLPGVVVTQGLWADSPGTKHLVNSLTPDRVADMGGGATFFSGRVDVEKL; from the coding sequence ATGTACTCATTTGTGCACCAGCCAACAGGTATATTTCCATCCGTTTGTCCTCTAGATTGCCCCGATCAATGTGGGTTACTGGTACATAAGCAAGATGGAAAAATTGTAAAAATACAAGGAGATCCGAATCATCCTGTGACAAAAGGAAGTATATGCAATAAAGTACGGAATATGACTGAACGAATTTACGATCCAAAGCGCTTAAAATATCCAATGAAACGGACGGGAGCTAAAGGTGAAGGGAAATTTGCGCGGATAAGCTGGGACGAAGCGATTGATACAATTACTGACAAATGGAAAGAGCTGATCGAAACAGAAGGACCTGAAAGCATTCTTCCGTATAGCTTTTATGGCAACATGGGAAGACTCAGCGCCGAAGGAATGGACCGGCGGTTTTTCCATCGGTTGGGCGCCTCCTTGCTTGACCGGACCATTTGTTCGTCAGCTGGGGCGGAAGGGCTTAAATATACAATGGGAGGCGGCTTTGGAACAGACCCGGAAGATACGATTCATGCAAAATTAATCATCTTCTGGGGAATCAATGCTGTTAGCACAAACATGCATCAAATTGTCCTTGCCCAAAAAGCCCGAAAAAATGGTACAAAGATCATTTGTATTGATGTTCATAAAAATCAAACCGGTCAATTCGCAGATTGGTTCATTCCAATATTGCCGGGTACCGATGCTGCTCTCGCTTTGGGCATGATGCATATTTTATTTACCGAAAACATGGTAGACAATGATTTTTTGGAGAAATATACAGTCGGACATGAAGAGCTGCGTGAGCACGTTGTCCAGTACGATCCTATCACTGTTTCCGGAATTACAGGTGTTCCAGTTGAAGACATTTATAAACTTGCCAGATTGTATGGGCAAACCACGCCTTCCTTTATTCGAATCGGCAACGGTCTTCAGCATCATGACAATGGGGGCATGTGTATCCGGACCATTGCTTGCCTTCCTGCCCTGACCGGGCAATGGCTTGTAAAAGGCGGCGGAGCCATCAAGTCAAATAGCGGTTATTTGGCCCTTAATACAATGAGCTTGCAACGCCCGGATTTGTTGCAAAATAAACATACACGAGTCATAAACATGAACCTGCTTGGCCAGGCATTATTGGAATTAGACCCACCGATAAAATCCTTATTCGTGTACGGCACAAATCCTGCAGTTGTTGCACCGGATAGCAATAAAGTAAGAAAAGGATTGGCAAGGGAAGATCTCTTTGTCGTCGTGCATGACTTATTTTTAACAGAAACAGCAAAATACGCAGATATCGTGCTTCCTGCAACATCTTCATTCGAAAATACGGATCTTTATACATCATACTGGCACCACTATGTTCAAATTCAGCAGCCAGTTATTGAACGATATGGAGAGTCCAAGTCAAATGTCGAAGTGTTCCAATTGCTTGCGAAAAAAATGGGCTTTGAGGATTCGTGTTTATATGAGACAGAAGAAGAAATGATTTCGCAAGCCCTGGATAACCCAAACAATCCTTGCCTGGAAGGAATCGATTATGAAACATTGGTGGAAAAGCAGTATATAAAAGCAAATGTAAAACCATTGCTGCCAGGAAAACTGCTAACTCCTAGCGGAAAAATTGAACTTTATTCAAAGAAAATGGAACAAGATGGCTACCCTCCTTTGCCAACCTATACGCCGCTTGTTAACGATGGAGACTTTCCGTTTTTGTTTGTGCCCGGTCCCAATCACCATTTCTTAAACACAACCTTTTCAAACAATGAAAAACATGTCTCTCTTGAAAAAGAGCCTTGCTTGCATATGAATGTTAAAGATGCTTTATCGAAAGGTATTAAGGATGGAGATAAAGTCCGAGTGTGGAACAATCGCGGAGAATGTATTTTGAAAGTTTCTGTTGGAGAAAATGTACTTCCAGGCGTCGTTGTCACGCAAGGGCTCTGGGCAGATTCCCCGGGCACGAAACATCTGGTAAACTCACTTACCCCAGACCGAGTAGCCGATATGGGCGGTGGAGCAACTTTCTTTTCTGGTCGCGTAGATGTGGAGAAACTTTAG
- a CDS encoding C40 family peptidase, translating into MKKSFILTGTIISSLLAGQTAFASSYTVQKGDTLWGISKKYNTTVETLKQMNNLTSDLIFPGQILKVDEKKDAYIVNAGDTLSKIAKQFNTTVDALLKMNPEISNPNFIKVGQTIYLPGSAAAPAQKQTTAVSATPAENSTKAVNASLADRVIQIGEKYLGAKYLYGASPSRTDAFDCSSFTMRVFSEVGISLPRSSAAQSQVGTPISFNQLQKGDLVFFDTDFNGTINHVGIYAGNGQMLNVSTSKGVSYASIGSSYWKERLVKAVRVIN; encoded by the coding sequence ATGAAAAAATCATTTATTCTGACAGGCACAATTATAAGTTCTTTATTAGCAGGCCAAACTGCTTTCGCTAGCAGTTATACCGTCCAAAAAGGCGATACACTTTGGGGAATATCGAAAAAATACAACACTACTGTAGAAACATTAAAACAAATGAATAATTTAACTTCTGATCTTATTTTTCCTGGACAAATATTAAAAGTTGACGAAAAAAAAGATGCATATATAGTGAATGCTGGTGATACATTAAGCAAAATTGCAAAACAATTTAATACGACTGTTGATGCATTATTAAAGATGAATCCTGAAATTTCCAATCCAAATTTCATCAAGGTCGGCCAAACCATTTATTTGCCTGGATCGGCCGCAGCTCCTGCTCAAAAACAAACGACAGCGGTATCTGCCACTCCTGCTGAAAACAGCACAAAAGCTGTGAATGCTTCTTTGGCTGATCGCGTCATTCAAATTGGAGAAAAATATTTAGGTGCTAAATATTTATATGGCGCTAGTCCATCTCGCACAGATGCATTTGATTGCTCATCCTTTACTATGCGGGTATTTAGTGAAGTTGGAATTTCTTTACCTCGCAGTTCAGCGGCACAATCACAAGTTGGCACACCGATCTCTTTCAATCAGCTTCAAAAAGGAGATCTAGTCTTCTTTGATACAGACTTCAATGGAACGATCAATCACGTTGGAATTTATGCGGGCAACGGCCAAATGCTAAATGTTTCAACTTCCAAAGGCGTTTCTTATGCATCGATTGGCTCTTCTTATTGGAAAGAACGCTTGGTGAAAGCAGTACGTGTAATCAATTAA
- a CDS encoding winged helix-turn-helix domain-containing protein, protein MLWQLRLSYTRPTYVLAKADPEKQQAFEQETRIKKLLNNDTVLLYQDETYVRAYQSLHDTW, encoded by the coding sequence ATGCTTTGGCAGTTGCGTTTAAGCTATACTCGCCCCACTTATGTGCTGGCAAAAGCCGATCCAGAAAAACAACAGGCGTTTGAACAGGAAACCCGGATTAAAAAACTTTTGAATAACGATACCGTGCTCTTATATCAAGATGAGACTTATGTTCGTGCGTATCAGAGCCTTCACGACACATGGTAA
- a CDS encoding Type 1 glutamine amidotransferase-like domain-containing protein: MRQIIALGGGGFSMEPDNSLLDLYILKQAKKTMPKICFIPTASGDSEHYISRYYNFFHKQNCKPSHLSLFKPPTRDLEGFILEKDIIYVGGGNTRNLLVLWKEWGVDHILRKAWNEGIVLAGISAGSICWFEEGVTDSFGEGLEPMKCLGFLKGSHCPHYDGESDRRHSYHKLMYSRAIQAGIAADDGVAIHYIEQNISNIVSSRPKAKAYKVYLDNKVMKVIEEELPTNFLGSY; the protein is encoded by the coding sequence ATGCGACAGATCATTGCTTTAGGCGGCGGAGGTTTCTCAATGGAACCGGATAACTCGTTATTAGATTTATACATATTGAAACAAGCAAAGAAAACTATGCCGAAGATTTGCTTTATCCCCACGGCCAGCGGGGATTCAGAGCATTATATATCAAGGTATTATAACTTCTTTCATAAACAAAATTGCAAACCCTCTCATCTGTCTTTATTTAAACCGCCGACAAGAGATTTAGAGGGGTTTATACTGGAGAAAGATATTATATATGTTGGTGGAGGAAATACAAGAAACTTATTAGTTTTATGGAAGGAGTGGGGGGTAGATCATATTTTGAGAAAAGCTTGGAACGAAGGGATTGTTTTAGCCGGCATTAGTGCTGGTTCTATATGTTGGTTCGAGGAAGGAGTCACAGATTCATTTGGAGAGGGATTAGAACCAATGAAATGCTTAGGCTTTCTAAAAGGCAGTCATTGTCCGCATTATGATGGAGAGTCAGACAGAAGGCATTCATATCATAAACTAATGTATTCTCGAGCCATACAAGCTGGTATTGCAGCAGATGACGGAGTTGCCATCCATTATATTGAACAAAACATAAGTAATATAGTTAGTTCTAGACCAAAAGCAAAGGCTTATAAAGTTTATTTGGATAACAAGGTGATGAAGGTGATAGAGGAAGAGCTTCCGACGAATTTTTTGGGTTCCTATTAA